One genomic region from Spirulina subsalsa PCC 9445 encodes:
- a CDS encoding polysaccharide deacetylase family protein: MNLKGLIRQGKWVLVFFGVLLAVTIGGFLALPKIPVFGFHNVIAPPYDSPSYIDYDVNELEEFLVYLVTHDYWFLDTDSLDKYFLNQTETIPEVYRNRQPVLLTFDDGYISMYEILLPLLKKLEQIYETKVKVVLFVSPGLNSSKYLSCEQMRVGYEEGFFDIQSHGWSHVRLTKLGKEALEVELKKSQVAIQECLEQEDAGLHFAYPFNDASFTVRRLTGKYYKSGYLYNNQFFRLWPFQDAYSLPRLRAFYQDSPEKLIRLVGQGMKVS; encoded by the coding sequence ATGAATCTTAAGGGATTAATCCGTCAGGGAAAATGGGTGTTGGTTTTCTTTGGCGTGCTTTTAGCTGTAACCATAGGGGGCTTTTTAGCACTGCCTAAAATTCCGGTTTTTGGCTTTCATAATGTCATTGCGCCTCCTTATGATTCCCCTTCCTATATTGACTATGATGTTAATGAGTTGGAGGAGTTCTTAGTTTATTTAGTGACCCATGATTATTGGTTTTTGGACACAGATTCCCTAGATAAATATTTTCTGAATCAAACAGAAACCATTCCTGAAGTCTATCGTAATCGTCAACCTGTTTTATTAACGTTTGATGATGGTTATATCTCAATGTATGAGATTTTATTACCTTTGTTGAAAAAATTAGAGCAGATTTATGAGACTAAAGTTAAGGTTGTGTTATTTGTTAGCCCGGGTTTGAACTCAAGCAAGTATTTAAGCTGTGAGCAAATGCGGGTAGGTTATGAGGAGGGTTTTTTTGATATCCAGTCTCACGGGTGGAGTCATGTTAGGCTGACGAAACTGGGCAAGGAAGCGTTAGAGGTGGAGTTAAAGAAATCTCAAGTTGCTATTCAAGAGTGTTTGGAACAAGAGGATGCTGGGCTGCATTTTGCCTATCCTTTTAATGATGCTAGTTTCACAGTGAGACGCTTGACGGGGAAGTATTACAAATCGGGGTATTTATACAATAATCAGTTTTTCCGGTTGTGGCCTTTTCAGGATGCTTATAGTTTGCCCCGATTAAGGGCGTTTTATCAAGATTCTCCAGAAAAGCTGATTCGTTTAGTTGGGCAAGGGATGAAGGTTTCTTAG
- the nadA gene encoding quinolinate synthase NadA encodes MFTTLSPTRPALPNDLFSAINDLKRELNAVILAHYYQDADIQDIADYLGDSLGLSRQAAQTNAEVIVFAGVHFMAETAKILNPDKLVLLPDLNAGCSLADSCPAPEFAQFKAQYPDHLVISYINCSAEIKALSDIICTSSNAVKIVQQIPRDQPIIFAPDRNLGRYVMEQTGREMVLWQGSCIVHETFSEKKMVQLKMEHPQAEIIAHPECEPPVLRHADYIGSTTALLNYCQESGADTFIVATEPGIIHQMEKHAPQKTFIPVPGMNNCACNECPHMRLNTLEKLYWAMKNREPELILPESTRVAALRPIQRMLEMSQ; translated from the coding sequence GTGTTTACAACCCTTAGCCCCACCCGTCCAGCCCTGCCTAATGACCTATTCAGTGCCATCAACGACCTGAAACGGGAGTTAAACGCCGTGATCTTGGCGCACTATTACCAAGATGCCGATATTCAAGACATTGCCGATTATTTAGGGGATTCCTTGGGACTCTCCCGACAGGCCGCCCAAACCAATGCGGAGGTTATTGTCTTTGCGGGGGTTCACTTCATGGCAGAAACAGCCAAAATCCTCAATCCCGATAAACTGGTGTTACTCCCTGACCTCAATGCAGGTTGTTCCTTAGCCGATAGTTGCCCCGCGCCAGAATTTGCCCAATTTAAAGCTCAATACCCCGATCATTTAGTGATCTCATATATCAACTGTTCCGCCGAGATTAAAGCCCTCAGTGATATTATTTGCACCAGTTCCAACGCGGTGAAAATTGTCCAGCAAATCCCCCGAGATCAACCCATTATCTTTGCACCAGACCGAAATTTAGGCCGTTATGTGATGGAACAAACGGGGCGGGAGATGGTGCTATGGCAGGGCAGTTGTATTGTCCATGAGACATTTTCCGAGAAAAAAATGGTGCAGTTGAAGATGGAACACCCCCAAGCAGAAATCATTGCGCACCCGGAATGTGAACCGCCGGTCCTGCGCCATGCCGATTATATCGGCTCAACGACGGCACTTTTGAACTATTGCCAAGAGAGTGGAGCAGATACCTTTATTGTGGCCACAGAACCGGGGATTATTCACCAAATGGAGAAACACGCCCCCCAGAAAACCTTTATTCCGGTGCCTGGGATGAATAACTGTGCTTGTAATGAATGCCCCCACATGAGGCTGAATACCCTAGAAAAACTCTATTGGGCGATGAAAAATCGTGAACCGGAGCTTATTTTACCTGAATCTACTCGGGTGGCAGCCTTGCGTCCCATTCAACGAATGTTAGAGATGAGTCAATAG
- a CDS encoding AraC family transcriptional regulator: MVFKRGIFGSRESGIGVGAQCLRPRESGVGSRESGVGSRESGIGSRESGVGKLSPPVPCSLFPVP; encoded by the coding sequence GTGGTGTTTAAAAGGGGGATTTTCGGGAGTCGGGAGTCAGGAATCGGTGTAGGGGCGCAATGCTTGCGCCCTAGGGAGTCGGGAGTCGGGAGTCGGGAATCGGGAGTCGGGAGTCGGGAGTCGGGAATCGGGAGTCGGGAGTCGGGAGTCGGGAAACTCTCCCCCCCTGTTCCCTGTTCCCTGTTCCCTGTTCCCTGA
- a CDS encoding DNA phosphorothioation system restriction enzyme — protein MSYRVSPLPNFPEEKSSGFLCEIDWEALAQRYRFPAGVREKSAAYEVGGQTGGLGVPRMPRDLVLRDYQRQAIASWFENRGRGTLKMATGSGKTITALAIATELYQQIQLQVLIVLCPYRHLVTQWAKEGEKFNLQPILAFETVHQWQNQLANQLYNIRVGTQPFLTLLTTNATLISPGFQSQVKYFPPKTLIVGDEAHHLGSPQIEDSLPRTIGLRLALSATPERYFDDFGTECLFSYFGGVLEPEFSLADAIQQGALVRYHYYPLFVELTEGEAWAYAKLTKRIGWVLGEGESRNNSQRLTSLLMQRSRLIGAASNKLKALQTLMANRLHTSHTLFYCGDGSVQGISQCDRRQIAAVTRLLGHQLGYRVNTYTAETPLTEREKIRQQFEQGELQGLVAIRCLDEGVDIPAIQHAVILASTGNPRQFIQRRGRILRPHPSKQQATLFDMIVLPPQLERDTWEVERNLLKKELVRFLEFAQLADNAPEALSQFRYLQQMYEL, from the coding sequence ATGAGCTATCGAGTCTCCCCTCTACCCAACTTCCCGGAAGAAAAGTCTTCTGGGTTCCTGTGTGAGATTGATTGGGAAGCCCTTGCCCAACGGTATCGTTTTCCGGCGGGGGTGAGAGAGAAAAGCGCGGCCTATGAGGTGGGGGGACAGACGGGGGGGCTGGGGGTTCCTCGGATGCCGAGGGATTTGGTGTTACGGGATTATCAACGGCAGGCGATCGCCTCTTGGTTTGAGAATCGAGGTCGGGGAACCCTAAAAATGGCCACCGGAAGCGGCAAAACCATCACCGCTTTAGCCATTGCCACGGAACTCTATCAACAAATCCAGCTACAAGTTTTAATCGTCCTTTGTCCCTACCGTCACCTCGTCACCCAATGGGCGAAAGAAGGGGAAAAGTTCAACCTACAGCCGATTCTGGCTTTTGAAACCGTTCATCAGTGGCAAAACCAACTGGCCAACCAACTGTACAATATCCGCGTGGGGACTCAACCCTTTTTAACCCTCCTGACTACCAACGCCACCCTAATCAGCCCCGGATTCCAGTCTCAGGTCAAGTATTTCCCCCCCAAAACCCTCATCGTGGGGGATGAAGCCCATCATCTCGGTTCTCCCCAAATTGAGGACAGTCTCCCCCGCACCATTGGTTTACGCCTTGCCCTCTCTGCCACGCCAGAACGCTATTTTGATGATTTTGGGACAGAATGCCTTTTTAGTTACTTTGGGGGGGTTCTTGAGCCGGAATTCAGCCTTGCCGATGCCATTCAACAGGGGGCTTTAGTCCGTTACCATTACTATCCGCTATTTGTGGAACTGACGGAAGGGGAGGCTTGGGCCTATGCGAAGTTAACCAAGCGGATTGGCTGGGTATTAGGGGAGGGGGAGTCTCGGAACAATTCACAACGGTTGACTTCTTTGTTGATGCAGCGATCGCGCTTAATTGGGGCCGCCAGTAATAAACTAAAAGCCTTACAGACCTTAATGGCCAATCGTTTGCACACCAGCCACACCCTATTTTATTGTGGAGATGGTTCAGTACAGGGAATTTCTCAATGCGATCGCCGTCAAATCGCCGCCGTCACCCGTCTCCTCGGCCACCAACTCGGCTATCGCGTCAACACCTACACCGCAGAAACCCCCCTCACCGAACGAGAAAAAATCCGTCAACAATTTGAACAAGGCGAACTTCAGGGCTTAGTCGCCATTCGTTGCCTCGACGAAGGCGTAGACATCCCCGCCATCCAACACGCCGTCATCCTCGCCAGCACAGGCAATCCCCGCCAATTCATCCAACGTCGCGGGCGCATTTTACGGCCTCACCCCAGCAAACAACAAGCCACCCTCTTCGACATGATTGTACTCCCCCCCCAACTCGAACGAGACACCTGGGAAGTAGAGCGCAACCTACTAAAAAAAGAATTAGTCCGTTTCCTCGAATTTGCCCAACTTGCCGACAACGCCCCAGAAGCCCTCAGTCAGTTTCGCTACCTCCAGCAAATGTACGAACTGTGA
- a CDS encoding acyltransferase family protein, producing MLKHHESNQRIEWVDQAKGLAILGICLFHFFQNYPERTHLVSLLDRNGARIGFAAVDLFFVLAGVNVSLSLVKMINKDNINWISWLKKRLTRLYITYWLSIVVTLIITFIWGEIKLQSGLDFLRIILGFPGYRLYQQINPGFWFFSVILQFYLIVPLLFTLTQYRFERILGFGLLAGLVVKVLCWWIVPTQSYWHGFFWQHHFIGSYLFEACLGIYWGFIYSRQQKFRAMDWCLTLILLGVGITLYGWQAALGREVFYMLGFNITFSPFFFLGSYWLCKTLGQKPLMNPVMKLFSILGQQSYQIYLIHQPLFFVWFRFWRSQINLTTLGGLSLTLVVTIILLSLYVWLFIRLESWLRNQIKFL from the coding sequence ATGCTCAAACATCATGAGTCTAACCAGAGAATTGAATGGGTTGACCAAGCAAAAGGATTAGCCATTTTAGGAATTTGCTTATTCCATTTTTTTCAAAACTATCCTGAACGAACCCATTTAGTCTCGTTGCTCGATAGAAACGGCGCTAGGATTGGGTTTGCGGCCGTTGATTTATTTTTTGTTTTAGCTGGGGTAAATGTGAGTTTATCCTTAGTTAAAATGATTAATAAAGATAACATAAACTGGATTAGTTGGTTAAAAAAACGACTAACCCGTTTATATATCACCTACTGGCTATCTATTGTTGTTACGCTGATCATAACTTTTATTTGGGGAGAAATAAAACTACAATCTGGCTTAGATTTTTTGAGGATTATCCTAGGATTCCCCGGATATAGGTTATATCAACAGATTAACCCGGGATTTTGGTTTTTTTCAGTGATTCTTCAATTTTATCTAATTGTTCCTCTGTTGTTTACACTTACTCAATATCGCTTTGAACGGATTTTAGGGTTTGGGCTACTTGCGGGACTTGTGGTAAAAGTCTTGTGTTGGTGGATTGTGCCAACTCAGTCTTACTGGCATGGTTTTTTCTGGCAACACCATTTTATTGGCAGCTATCTCTTCGAGGCTTGCTTAGGAATATATTGGGGATTTATCTATAGTCGGCAACAAAAATTTAGGGCGATGGATTGGTGTTTAACTCTTATTCTATTGGGTGTAGGAATTACCCTTTATGGATGGCAAGCTGCCCTAGGTAGGGAAGTTTTCTATATGTTGGGTTTTAATATCACATTTAGCCCCTTTTTCTTCTTAGGTAGTTATTGGTTATGTAAAACCTTGGGACAAAAGCCATTGATGAATCCAGTTATGAAACTTTTCTCTATCTTAGGTCAACAGTCTTATCAAATTTATCTAATCCATCAACCCTTATTTTTTGTTTGGTTTCGCTTTTGGCGCAGTCAGATTAATTTAACAACCCTAGGGGGTTTAAGTTTAACCCTCGTTGTTACGATAATTTTATTAAGTTTGTATGTCTGGCTCTTCATTAGGTTAGAATCTTGGTTAAGAAACCAGATCAAATTCCTATGA
- the hpsO gene encoding hormogonium polysaccharide biosynthesis glycosyltransferase HpsO has product MRILVASHTYIVDLNCEKLRVLASLDPSLEVMVIVPKRWRPGGVQNKIIEPEAKTEGNFKLVPVGNFSANNQGILSFKPEIVGILKSFKPQIIQVEQGTKSIGYAELITLNKVLGLKAKNCFFTWWNLPYTNKFPVSLLEKYNLSNTDGAIVGNQDGADILRDHGYTKAIKVLPQLGVDEGLFAPKPQPELKEKLGIKPGEVVIGFVGRFVEEKGILTLLKALTELKKYDWKFLLLGRGVLQATIQEKAQEAGIGERLIMVESVPHDEVTNYINVMDTLVLPSETTYKFKTLTAAGWKEQFGHVLIEAMACKVPVIGSDSGEIPYVIGEAGLVFREGNVEGLKDCLEKVLISEELRAELGQKGYDRAMEKYTNHAIAQEQLKFYEMICHES; this is encoded by the coding sequence ATGAGAATTTTAGTTGCAAGTCATACCTACATTGTTGATTTAAACTGTGAAAAATTACGAGTTTTGGCTAGTTTAGACCCCAGTCTAGAGGTGATGGTCATTGTGCCGAAGCGTTGGCGACCGGGTGGAGTGCAGAATAAAATTATTGAACCGGAAGCCAAAACAGAAGGCAATTTTAAACTTGTTCCGGTGGGGAATTTTAGCGCAAATAATCAGGGGATTTTGAGCTTTAAGCCGGAAATTGTCGGGATTCTCAAATCATTTAAACCCCAAATTATTCAAGTGGAACAAGGGACAAAATCTATCGGTTATGCTGAATTGATTACCCTGAATAAGGTGTTGGGGCTGAAGGCGAAAAATTGTTTCTTTACTTGGTGGAATTTACCCTATACCAATAAATTCCCCGTTTCGTTACTGGAAAAGTATAATCTCAGCAACACGGATGGGGCAATTGTGGGGAATCAAGATGGGGCGGATATCCTGCGAGATCACGGCTATACTAAGGCGATTAAGGTATTACCCCAGTTAGGGGTGGATGAGGGCTTATTTGCCCCAAAACCCCAACCAGAGTTAAAGGAAAAACTGGGGATTAAACCGGGGGAGGTGGTGATTGGTTTTGTGGGGCGATTTGTGGAAGAAAAGGGCATTTTAACCTTATTAAAAGCCTTGACAGAATTAAAAAAATATGATTGGAAATTCTTGCTCTTGGGGCGAGGGGTTTTACAGGCAACGATTCAAGAAAAGGCACAGGAGGCGGGTATTGGGGAGCGCTTAATTATGGTGGAAAGTGTTCCCCATGATGAGGTGACAAATTATATTAATGTGATGGATACGTTGGTGTTGCCTTCGGAAACAACGTATAAGTTTAAAACCCTGACGGCGGCGGGGTGGAAGGAACAGTTTGGTCATGTTTTAATTGAGGCAATGGCTTGTAAAGTGCCTGTGATTGGTTCGGATTCGGGGGAAATTCCCTATGTGATTGGGGAGGCGGGGTTAGTTTTTCGGGAGGGCAATGTTGAGGGGCTTAAAGATTGTTTAGAGAAGGTTTTAATCTCCGAAGAGTTACGGGCGGAGTTGGGGCAGAAGGGTTATGATCGGGCAATGGAGAAATATACAAATCATGCTATTGCTCAGGAACAACTTAAATTTTATGAGATGATTTGTCATGAATCTTAA
- the hpsN gene encoding hormogonium polysaccharide biosynthesis glycosyltransferase HpsN: MNSPKVSVVIPTYNRETPLIDTLQDVLQQDYPNFEILVVDQTPTHTPEVQDFLQSWADGGKIQWFRLTWASLPGARNYAVRRCTGEIVVFIDDDIRMEKGYLTAHVRNYTRPEVGAVAGRVFDRMKLGDSGGELTIEDLPPEAMDPGIAWYHIDLVHTTKAQRVISARGCNMSYRREIFTQHGVWFDERFRGSAVREESDFCLRLRRTGYQIWYDPEAHLVHLGEETGGCHDIATRSLKYQITFYHNHFLMAQKNLTLGQQLRLYAKLFDCHVLGNPPCNKSGSPLKIVSRGIFYTLGFLDAVKTRIKSIWDKGQIYSRQDPWVISPPKETPLNPEVIGQ; this comes from the coding sequence ATGAACTCTCCTAAAGTTTCAGTTGTCATCCCAACTTATAACCGGGAAACCCCGTTAATTGACACCCTACAGGATGTTCTGCAACAAGATTATCCAAATTTTGAAATCTTGGTGGTAGACCAAACCCCAACCCATACCCCAGAGGTGCAGGATTTCCTCCAATCCTGGGCCGATGGGGGGAAAATCCAATGGTTTCGTCTGACTTGGGCGAGTTTGCCGGGGGCGCGCAATTATGCCGTCAGACGCTGCACGGGGGAGATTGTGGTATTTATTGATGATGATATCCGCATGGAAAAGGGCTATTTAACAGCCCATGTGCGCAATTATACAAGGCCGGAAGTGGGGGCTGTGGCGGGGCGGGTGTTTGACCGCATGAAGTTGGGGGATTCTGGGGGGGAGTTGACCATTGAAGATTTACCCCCGGAAGCGATGGACCCCGGTATTGCTTGGTATCACATTGATTTAGTCCACACGACGAAGGCGCAACGGGTGATTTCGGCGCGGGGATGCAATATGTCCTATCGTCGGGAGATTTTCACCCAGCATGGGGTATGGTTTGATGAGCGTTTTCGCGGGTCTGCGGTGCGGGAAGAGTCGGATTTTTGTCTCCGTTTACGCAGAACAGGCTATCAGATTTGGTACGACCCGGAGGCGCATTTAGTCCATTTGGGGGAGGAAACGGGAGGCTGTCATGATATTGCCACGCGATCGCTAAAATATCAAATCACATTCTACCACAATCACTTTTTGATGGCACAAAAGAATTTAACCCTCGGGCAACAATTGCGGTTATATGCCAAATTATTTGATTGTCATGTCTTAGGAAATCCCCCCTGTAATAAAAGTGGTTCACCGCTAAAAATTGTTAGTCGAGGGATTTTTTACACTCTCGGTTTTTTGGATGCGGTTAAAACTCGCATTAAGTCGATTTGGGACAAGGGACAAATTTACTCCCGCCAAGACCCTTGGGTAATTTCTCCCCCCAAGGAAACACCGCTTAATCCTGAAGTGATTGGTCAGTAA
- the hpsL gene encoding hormogonium polysaccharide biosynthesis protein HpsL: MPKQKAKKKKKPQQKKGKKPASQIILDPKEKAAQKRKAKQAKDKLMKTIGISVACFIIFGVPLSFILEPKLGLVMGAGIPTLYVCYVYPRAALWFFVIYTPFSGTVQYQIMGGNAIFALAKDAFYMPALLGLIQASRKEKKSIFVSKELVKPLLFVFVCSILTLLVVNGSMQFSPPCHSLPRGGQGMVCRDGIPFAQGILGIKVLLGYVPLIFCTYYLVTNKKELLWVGRLHVILAIVCCGLGVVQYMMLYLGICEGTRNAVGADLFKASIDAKCLIGGSLTYSPQQAQIRLPGTLPSPWHWAWFLISNSAISFTTAFSDPSVIWKIIGLLSMALVFVNSVISGQRIALALVPVVTVILLILTGQVAQIKKFLPIGVGLAIVLSIAITLNPELVEERIESFQGRAEASPPHEFIEEQFHWAITQQRGFLGRGMGKATNSTRVFGHAELVETYHPKILYEMGWIGLFAYMFFLFTLAWVTFKSYRACKDPVIRSFGSSLWVFILIITIFPYWYPLDTDPVCVYYWFFAGIVIKAPIIDKEERARLKALQEQELELLLQAEKRKKERFLKDAQTS; encoded by the coding sequence ATGCCCAAACAGAAAGCCAAAAAGAAGAAAAAGCCCCAGCAAAAGAAAGGCAAAAAGCCAGCCAGTCAAATTATTCTCGATCCCAAAGAAAAAGCCGCCCAAAAACGTAAAGCCAAACAAGCCAAAGACAAACTAATGAAAACCATTGGCATTAGTGTAGCTTGTTTTATCATTTTTGGCGTTCCCTTATCATTTATTCTTGAGCCAAAGCTAGGATTAGTGATGGGGGCAGGAATTCCCACCCTTTATGTTTGCTACGTCTATCCCCGTGCTGCCCTGTGGTTTTTTGTGATTTATACCCCCTTTAGTGGCACAGTTCAGTATCAAATTATGGGAGGAAATGCCATATTTGCACTAGCCAAAGATGCCTTCTATATGCCTGCTTTATTAGGGTTAATTCAGGCATCGAGAAAAGAAAAAAAATCTATTTTTGTCTCCAAAGAATTAGTTAAACCTTTATTATTTGTGTTTGTTTGTTCTATTTTAACCTTATTAGTAGTCAATGGTTCTATGCAGTTCAGCCCTCCCTGTCATAGTTTACCCAGAGGGGGACAAGGGATGGTTTGTCGAGATGGGATTCCCTTTGCCCAAGGAATTTTAGGCATTAAAGTTTTACTCGGTTATGTGCCGCTTATTTTCTGCACCTACTATTTAGTAACAAATAAAAAAGAACTACTCTGGGTTGGTCGTCTTCATGTCATCTTAGCTATTGTTTGTTGTGGTTTAGGAGTCGTGCAATATATGATGCTTTATTTAGGCATTTGTGAAGGGACACGGAATGCAGTAGGCGCAGATTTATTCAAGGCTAGTATTGATGCTAAATGTTTAATTGGAGGCTCATTAACTTATAGTCCTCAGCAAGCGCAAATTCGCCTACCCGGTACTCTCCCATCCCCTTGGCACTGGGCATGGTTTTTAATTTCTAATAGTGCCATTTCCTTCACAACAGCTTTTTCCGATCCCTCAGTTATTTGGAAAATAATTGGTCTGCTCTCAATGGCTTTAGTGTTTGTTAATTCGGTTATTTCTGGTCAAAGAATTGCTCTTGCATTAGTACCCGTTGTTACCGTTATTTTATTAATTTTGACAGGACAAGTAGCACAAATTAAAAAATTCTTACCAATTGGAGTCGGGTTAGCCATTGTTTTAAGTATTGCCATAACACTGAATCCTGAACTCGTCGAAGAACGGATTGAAAGCTTTCAAGGCCGTGCTGAAGCTTCTCCCCCTCACGAATTTATTGAAGAACAATTTCATTGGGCTATTACGCAACAGCGAGGTTTTCTCGGTCGCGGGATGGGTAAAGCAACTAATTCAACTCGCGTTTTTGGTCATGCTGAATTAGTCGAAACCTATCATCCTAAAATACTCTATGAAATGGGTTGGATTGGACTTTTTGCCTATATGTTTTTCCTCTTTACTCTAGCTTGGGTCACATTCAAATCCTATCGAGCCTGTAAAGATCCTGTTATCCGAAGTTTTGGCTCTAGTCTTTGGGTATTTATACTAATTATCACAATCTTTCCCTACTGGTATCCTTTAGATACAGATCCAGTCTGCGTTTATTATTGGTTTTTTGCAGGAATTGTGATCAAAGCTCCCATTATTGACAAAGAAGAAAGAGCGAGGTTAAAAGCATTACAGGAACAGGAACTTGAATTACTTTTACAAGCTGAAAAACGAAAAAAAGAGAGATTTTTGAAAGATGCTCAAACATCATGA
- a CDS encoding B12-binding domain-containing radical SAM protein encodes MRVLLIYPLFPKSFWSFEKTLELVGRKAMLPPLGLATVAAILPQTWEFRLRDRNVGEITEADWDWAELVLLSGMIVQKDDLLVQVQEAKRRGKKVAVGGPYATALSHEIEAVGADYLVLDEGEITLPLFVEAVERGEESGKFRATEKPSVTLTPIPRFDLLDFDAYSEMAIQFSRGCPFQCEFCDIIVLYGRKPRTKEPEQLIAELDRLYELGWRRGIFMVDDNFIGNKRNVKRLLRELGPWMEERGYPFSFDTEASVDLANDQELMDLMTAAGFGAVFLGIETPDENSLEVTKKFQNTRDPLSESVHKIISSGLRVMAGFIIGFDGEKSGAGQRIVDFVEKTTIPTAIYSMLQALPDTALWHRLEREGRLLSAVGNINQTTLMNFVPTRPLEEIAREYVNGFMELYDPIQFLNRTYRHYRILGTAPCHAERRRKMKGKPKAKKPLDLRSLNALLILCWRQGIVRKTRFLFWVYLVQMFIHNRGGVASYLGVCAQIEHFLEYREEVKRNIESQLEQFLAEESRLRAEQEAAAASQNPVTVAS; translated from the coding sequence ATGCGCGTTCTACTGATTTATCCTCTGTTCCCGAAAAGTTTCTGGTCTTTTGAAAAAACCCTAGAGTTGGTGGGTCGGAAGGCGATGCTACCGCCCCTTGGACTGGCGACGGTGGCGGCGATTTTACCCCAAACGTGGGAATTTCGTTTGCGCGATCGCAACGTAGGAGAAATAACCGAAGCGGATTGGGATTGGGCGGAATTAGTCCTGTTATCCGGGATGATTGTCCAAAAAGATGATCTCCTCGTCCAAGTTCAAGAAGCCAAACGACGGGGGAAAAAAGTAGCCGTCGGAGGCCCCTATGCCACCGCACTCTCCCACGAAATCGAAGCCGTCGGCGCCGATTATTTAGTGCTAGATGAGGGTGAAATTACCCTACCCCTGTTTGTCGAAGCCGTGGAACGGGGCGAAGAAAGCGGCAAATTCCGCGCCACAGAAAAACCCTCCGTGACCTTGACCCCCATTCCCCGCTTTGACCTCTTGGATTTTGACGCCTATTCAGAAATGGCCATCCAATTCTCTCGCGGTTGTCCCTTCCAGTGTGAATTCTGCGACATCATTGTGTTATACGGTCGCAAACCTCGCACCAAAGAACCGGAACAATTAATTGCAGAACTCGACCGTCTCTATGAATTAGGTTGGCGGCGGGGAATTTTCATGGTGGATGATAATTTCATTGGCAACAAGCGCAATGTGAAGCGTCTACTACGGGAATTAGGACCCTGGATGGAAGAACGGGGTTATCCCTTCTCCTTTGACACTGAAGCCTCCGTGGATTTAGCCAATGATCAAGAACTGATGGACTTGATGACGGCCGCGGGTTTTGGGGCTGTGTTCCTCGGGATTGAAACCCCTGATGAGAATAGCTTAGAAGTCACCAAGAAGTTTCAGAATACCCGAGATCCCCTGAGTGAGTCTGTCCACAAGATCATTAGTTCTGGCTTACGGGTCATGGCTGGATTTATTATCGGCTTTGACGGGGAGAAAAGCGGCGCAGGTCAGCGCATTGTGGACTTTGTGGAAAAAACCACCATTCCCACGGCGATTTATAGTATGTTACAAGCCCTACCGGATACAGCACTCTGGCATCGCTTAGAACGGGAGGGTCGTTTATTGAGTGCGGTAGGGAATATTAACCAAACTACCTTAATGAATTTTGTGCCGACTCGTCCTCTGGAAGAAATTGCCCGGGAGTATGTGAATGGCTTTATGGAACTGTATGATCCCATTCAGTTCTTAAATCGAACCTATCGCCACTATCGCATTTTAGGCACCGCGCCTTGTCATGCCGAACGTCGTCGTAAGATGAAGGGGAAACCTAAAGCGAAAAAACCTCTGGATTTACGGTCTTTAAATGCCCTGTTGATTCTTTGTTGGAGACAAGGGATTGTGCGTAAAACCCGTTTTCTGTTCTGGGTGTATTTAGTGCAGATGTTCATTCACAATCGGGGTGGAGTGGCTAGTTATTTGGGGGTTTGCGCGCAAATTGAGCATTTCTTAGAGTATCGTGAGGAAGTGAAACGCAATATTGAATCTCAACTGGAGCAATTTTTGGCGGAAGAAAGCCGTTTACGAGCCGAACAAGAAGCGGCGGCGGCTAGTCAAAATCCGGTTACTGTGGCGAGTTAA